The Deltaproteobacteria bacterium genome window below encodes:
- the tuf gene encoding elongation factor Tu (EF-Tu; promotes GTP-dependent binding of aminoacyl-tRNA to the A-site of ribosomes during protein biosynthesis; when the tRNA anticodon matches the mRNA codon, GTP hydrolysis results; the inactive EF-Tu-GDP leaves the ribosome and release of GDP is promoted by elongation factor Ts; many prokaryotes have two copies of the gene encoding EF-Tu) — protein sequence EMVMPGDNVNMDVELIAPVALEEQLRFAIREGGRTVGAGVVTKIVE from the coding sequence TGGAGATGGTGATGCCCGGGGATAATGTGAATATGGACGTGGAGTTGATAGCGCCTGTGGCCCTTGAGGAGCAGCTTAGGTTTGCGATAAGGGAAGGGGGAAGAACAGTGGGCGCTGGTGTAGTTACTAAAATCGTGGAGTAA